The sequence CAAGCTGCTGGTTCGGGTAGATACGCAGCCCGACCCGGCCCTCGGTACGGGCGCGAAGCTCTTCATCCAGCAGGGTCAGCGTTGCGTAATAGAGCCCGTCCTGGTTGCCCTCGGTGCCAGCGGAAAGCGTGATTTCCTGCGCCGTTGCAGCCCCGCCGAAGAACAGCGCGGAGACCGCGGCTGCGATGGTAGATCTGAACATTTTTCTCCTCCCAGAGATCGTACGATTATACCGTACGATGTACGATAATTCTGGGAGAATATTTTTGCCGCTGTCAACTGCCCTCAGAGCGAAAGCGCGACACAGCAGGGCAGTTCGAAATTATGATATTGATATTGCTCTTCTAATTTTTACATGCCCGGCCACAAACCGGTCCGGGGCGACCCTGCGGCTGGGTCGCCCTGGACCGGAGTCGCCTTTTTCCTGCCTTCGGTCAGGGTGAGCCGCCCTTGTCGGTCGGGCCTTCTTTCCTGTGCCTCCCCTGCCCTTTTCGCGCGGCTGCCTGTCGGGGGGGGTAGTCGCAAAAGTGAACGCACTATGGAAATATTTCGTTTGCCAATCCTGCGGCGGCAGGGCTACCCCAGGATCAGGGAGCGGAGCAATCCGCGGGAGTAATCTGGAGAAATCAGTCAGAACGCTCGTGGCCTGCAGAGGCCCGCGATGCCGAATGCTGTGCGGCGGGAGGAGCTCAACACAGGTATGACTTATGTTTTCGTATTCGATGCCGTCCTGAGGGCCTGGCCGAGACTGCTGGAAGGTGCGATCTATACGATCCAGCTTTCGGTGATCTCTATCGCGCTCGGCTTTGTCCTCGGAACGCTTTGCGCCATCGTACGCCACCAGAACCTGCGCATCCTGAACCCACTGGTCTCGGTCTATGTCGATGTGATCCGCAACACGCCGTTTCTGGTCCAGGCCTTCCTGGTGTTCTTCGGCCTTTCCACCGCAGGGATCCAGCTTTCCGCCCAGACCGCCGCCATCCTCGCGATAACGCTCAATGTCGGGGCCTATAGCTGCGAGATCATGCGCGCCGGCCTCGAATCGATCCATCGCAGCCAGATCGAGGCCGCGGAATCGCTGGGCATGTCAAAAAGCGCGATCTACTGGCACGTGATCTTGCTGCCCGCGACCGAGCGCGTCTATCCGGCACTGACCAGCCAGTTCATCCTGATGATGCTGGCCACCTCGGTCACGTCGCAGATCTCGGCCGAAGAGCTGACCGGCATTGCCAATATCATCCAATCGGAAACCTTCCGCAGCTTTGAGACCTATATCGTGGTCGGCGTGATCTATATCGGTCTGTCTTTGCTGTTCCGGCTCGGCTTCTGGCTGATCGGCCAGGTTCTCTTCCGCCGCAAGCGCCTGCTTGGCACCAGCGTGTGAGAGGGACCTGATCATGATGACACTCACGCAATTCAACTACATTCTCACCGGCGCAATGTGGACAGTCGGGCTGTCGCTGATCGCCTTTATCGGGGGCGGCCTGCTCGGCTTCATCATTGCCCTGATGCGGGTCTCGCCCAATCGCTGGATCAGGGGTGCAACCTGGGTCTATATCCAGCTTATCCAGGGCACGCCGCTGCTGATCCTGCTGTTCCTCAGCTATTTCGGCATGAGCCTGCTCGGCTATCGGCCCAGCCCGTTTTTTGCGGTGGCGCTTGGCTTCTCGATCTATGCCTCTGCCTTTCTGGGCGAGATCTGGCGCGGCGCCATTGAATCGGTGAACCGCTCGCAATGGGAGGCCTCGGCCTGCCTTGGCTTCGACCGCTTTCAACAGCTGTCCCGGATCATCATTCCGCAGGCCGTTCGCATCGCCACGCCGCCGACAGTGGGCTTCATGGTGCAGGTCGTGAAACACACCTCACTAGCCTCGATTGTCGGCTTTGTCGAACTGACCCGGGCCGCGCAGGTTATCAACAACGCGATCTTCCAGCCCTTCATGATCTACCTGCTTATTGCGGCGATCTATTTCGCGATCTGCTACCCGCTTTCCCAACTTAGCAAGAAACTGGAAGGAGCCCTGAATGTCTCCGGTCGTTAGTGTCAAGGATGTCCACAAAAGCTTTGGCGCTTTTGAGGTGCTTAAAGGGGTCTCCCTCGATGTTGCGCGCGGCCAGATGGTTGCGATCATCGGGAAAAGCGGCTCGGGTAAAAGCACGCTCCTGCGTTGCCTCAACGGGCTTGAAAGCATCAGCTCCGGTAAAATCTCCATCTGCGACGTGCCGGTGAATGAGATCGGGGGACAAGAGCTGCGCCGGCTGCGGATGCGGGTCGGGATCGTGTTCCAGGGCTATAACCTGTTTCCGCATCTGACCGTGCGAAGGAATATCACCCTCGCCCTGACTACCATCAAAAAGATGGCGCGGACCGCAGCGGATGCCATCGCAGACCGTGTGCTGGATCAGGTCGGCATGACCGAAAAGGCAGAATCCTATCCCGAGCAGCTCTCGGGCGGGCAGCAGCAGCGGGTGGCAATTGCGCGCTCACTGGCTATGGAACCCGAACTGATCCTGTTTGACGAGGTGACATCGGCGCTGGACCCGGAACTGACGGGTGAAGTGCTGAAGGTCATGGAAAGCCTCGCCAAAGGCGGCATGACCATGGTGCTGGTCACCCATGAGATGGGTTTCGCCAAAAAGGCGGCGGATGTCGTCGTCTACATGCATGAAGGCAAGGTCTGGGAAGCAGGCCCGCCCAACGAGATTTTTGTCAATCCGAAGACCCAGGAGCTCGCCAGGTTCCTGAGCAGCGAGCTTTGAAAGAAATAAACCAACAGGAGGAGGAGAGAACCATGTTGAGAAGAACACTGCTTGCCGCACTGGTCGGCGCAACCACCCTGACAGGCGCCGGCTTTGCCGCCGCCGATACGCTGGAAGACATCAGAACACGCGGCAAGATCCTTGTCGGGATAGACCTCAACTTCCCGCCCTTTGGCACGCTGGATGCAGATCTGAAGCCGGTCGGCTCTGACGTTGCGGCAGCAAAGATGTTGGCGGAACACCTGGGAGTTGACCTTGAGATCGTCGAATTGAACGGCCCGAACCGGGTTCCCTATCTGCTGACCAGCAATGTGGATGTGGTGATTTCGAGCTTCTCGATCACGCCCGAGCGTCAGGAAGTCATCGATTTCTCCTACCCCTATTCGGCGTCGGAAAGCTCGATCATGGCACCCGCCGAAGTGAACATCTCCACCCTTGAGGATCTGGCCGGCAAGCGCATCGGCGTGGTGCGCGGCAATCTGCAGGACACGCTTCTGGTGCCGATCGTCCCCGAAGGCACGCAGCTGGTGCGCTTTGATGATGACGCCTCGAATGTGGTCGCGCTGCTTTCCGGCCAGGTCGTCGCCATCGGCGCCTCGGCCGAGCTACTGCCCTCGATCACGCAGCGCGCACCCGACAAGAATATCGAGCGCAAGCTGGCAATCAAGATCGTCCCCCAGGGGATCGGCGTGCGCAAGGAAGAGCCGGCCCTTCTGGCAGCGGTCAATGAGTTCGTGCTGACCAATCTCGAGAACGGGCGCCTCAAAGAGACCTATGCCGAGAATGTCGGCTTCCCGCTCGCCGACCTCAGCGAATACCTGCCGAAGTGACAGAGCTGCCGCAGATCACTGTCCCCGGTGGTCCGGCTTCTCGACAATCCGGCCGGCCCCCAGGGGCCGGTCGACATCAGTAACAGGATTGCAGATGACTTATCCCACCCTGACACATGCCCGCATCGGTCTTATCGGCCTTGGCCTTATGGGCCATGGTATCGGTCGCAGCCTGCTGCGCAAAGGGTTTGCGCTTTCGGTGCTTGGCCATCGCAACCGCCAGCCCGTCGAAAGCCTTGTCGGGCTTGGCGCTCAGGAGGCAACCGACCCGGCGGCACTTGCCCGCGCCTCGGATGTGATCCTGATCTGCGTCACCGGCTCGCCGCAGGTCGAGGCGCTGATCTATGGCGAGAATGGCGTGCTTTCGGCCTTGCAACCCGCTCAGGTGGTGATCGACTGCTCAACCAGCGATCCGCGCTCCAGCGCGCGGATCCTTGCGGATATTGAAGCAAAAGGCGGCTGGTTCGTTGATGCCCCGCTTGGCCGCACCCCGGTCGAGGCCGAGGAAGGCCGGCTGAACACCATGGTGGGCGCCCCATCGGACCTGCTGGAAGCAGTTCGCCCGGTGCTGGCCGCCTATTGCGAGAATATCGTTCATGCCGGTCCGGCGCTTTCGGCCCAGAAGCTGAAGCTGATCAACAATTTCGTCGTCGTCAGCACCACCTGCATCCTTGCCGAGGCAATCGAGGCCGGCCAGCTGAACGGTGTCGATGCCGCGGCCCTTTATGCCCTGATGAGCAAGGGCCCGCTGGGCGGTGGCCTTCTGGACATGATCCTCGGCGGCGCTGTCGAGGGGCGCTATGACGCGATGAAATTCTCGGTCGGCAATGCCGCAAAGGACATTGGCTACTTCAACAATATGATGTCCGGCCAGGCCCGCGTGACACGCCTGTCGCAGGATGTTTCCCAGGTCATGGAGGAGGCAGTCTCACGCGGGCAGGCCGCCGCATATCTGCCCGAAATTGCCCGACGCGGCTGAACAGAGCCGCCCGCCCCCTCGTCCATCACCCACCGGCCAGCCCGCTTTCTCCGCGACAGCGGCCCGGCCTCTTTATGCGAATTTCCGGCCGGCCACAGGTCGCCATACTGACCAAAGGATCCCGACATGACCCAGAGCACCGCACCACGCTACAGCGGCATCTTCCCCGTTGTCCCCACCATCTTCGCCGAAGACGGCAGCATTGATCTGCCCGGCCAATTGCGTGCCGTCGACTTCATGATCGATTCCGGTGTCGATGGCCTGTCGATCCTGGCAAACTACTCTGAACAGTTCCTGCTCTCGGATGACGAACGCGCGATCCTGACCCGCTCCATTTTGGAACATGCCGGCGGCCGGGTGCCGGTTATCGTCACCACCAGCCATTACAGCACCCGGATCTGCATCGAGCGCAGCATGGCTGCCGAAGCGATGGGTGCGGCCATGGTGATGGTGCTGCCACCCTATCACGGCGCAACCCTGCGGGTGGCCGAGCCGCTGATCTATGAGTATTTCGCCCGGCTCTCGGATGCGATCAATATCCCGATCATGTATCAGGATGCGCCGATCAGCGGCACCAGCCTGTCTGCCGCAAGCCTTGCCAATATGGCGCGCGAGATCGAGCAGCTCAGCTATTTCAAGATCGAAGTGCCCGGCACCGCAGCCAAGCTGCGCGAACTGATCCGCCTTGGCGGGGATGCGGTCGAAGGCCCCTGGGATGGCGAAGAGGCGATTACACTGATGCCCGATCTTGATGCCGGCGCCACCGGCTCGATGACCGGCGGGGCCTATGCAGACGGGTTGCGCCCGATCATCGTAGCACATCGTGAGGGGCGCCGCGACGAGGCGCTGGACGGCTATCGCAACTGGCTTCCTCTGATCAATTATGAGAACCGGCAAAGCGGGCTTCTGGCCTGCAAAACCCTGATGGAAGAGGGTGGTGTGATCAAATGCGCCGCGCCGCGGCATCCGTTCGCACCGATGACACCGGAAACCCGCGCAGGGCTGCTGGATCTGGCCCGCCGTCTCGACCCGCTGGTTCTGCACTGGGGTCGCTGAAGCCGAACTGACGCCCCGGTGTTGCGCTCTGGCAGTGCATGTCACAGGGGCGCTTGTCCTTCCCCGCCTTCCGGGGGGATGGTTGTGCGAGGGGGGGTGTCCCCTGTCGCCGCCATGACGGAGAGAAAGATGGTCGTTTCGGTAAGCAGGATCCTCAGTCGCCTGAGAATGCGTCAGTTCAGCCTGCTGGTTGCACTTGATCAGCATCGATCACTACGCCGCGCGGCGGCAGAACTGGCGATCACCCAATCGGCCGCCAGCAAGGCGCTTGCCGAAATCGAGGACATAATCGGCTCGGTGCTGTTCGAGCGTTCTCCCTCCGGCCTCAGCCCGACCGAACTCGGGCAATGTCTGATCCGTTATGCCTGGCTGATGCGGGCCGATGTGGAATCCATGTGTATCGAGATCGGCACCATCCAGCTTGGCCATGCCCGGCGGCTCTCGGTCGGAACCATCATGGGGGCGATCCCCGATGT is a genomic window of Rhodobacter sp. 24-YEA-8 containing:
- a CDS encoding amino acid ABC transporter permease; this encodes MTYVFVFDAVLRAWPRLLEGAIYTIQLSVISIALGFVLGTLCAIVRHQNLRILNPLVSVYVDVIRNTPFLVQAFLVFFGLSTAGIQLSAQTAAILAITLNVGAYSCEIMRAGLESIHRSQIEAAESLGMSKSAIYWHVILLPATERVYPALTSQFILMMLATSVTSQISAEELTGIANIIQSETFRSFETYIVVGVIYIGLSLLFRLGFWLIGQVLFRRKRLLGTSV
- a CDS encoding amino acid ABC transporter permease — protein: MMTLTQFNYILTGAMWTVGLSLIAFIGGGLLGFIIALMRVSPNRWIRGATWVYIQLIQGTPLLILLFLSYFGMSLLGYRPSPFFAVALGFSIYASAFLGEIWRGAIESVNRSQWEASACLGFDRFQQLSRIIIPQAVRIATPPTVGFMVQVVKHTSLASIVGFVELTRAAQVINNAIFQPFMIYLLIAAIYFAICYPLSQLSKKLEGALNVSGR
- a CDS encoding amino acid ABC transporter ATP-binding protein; protein product: MSPVVSVKDVHKSFGAFEVLKGVSLDVARGQMVAIIGKSGSGKSTLLRCLNGLESISSGKISICDVPVNEIGGQELRRLRMRVGIVFQGYNLFPHLTVRRNITLALTTIKKMARTAADAIADRVLDQVGMTEKAESYPEQLSGGQQQRVAIARSLAMEPELILFDEVTSALDPELTGEVLKVMESLAKGGMTMVLVTHEMGFAKKAADVVVYMHEGKVWEAGPPNEIFVNPKTQELARFLSSEL
- a CDS encoding transporter substrate-binding domain-containing protein gives rise to the protein MLRRTLLAALVGATTLTGAGFAAADTLEDIRTRGKILVGIDLNFPPFGTLDADLKPVGSDVAAAKMLAEHLGVDLEIVELNGPNRVPYLLTSNVDVVISSFSITPERQEVIDFSYPYSASESSIMAPAEVNISTLEDLAGKRIGVVRGNLQDTLLVPIVPEGTQLVRFDDDASNVVALLSGQVVAIGASAELLPSITQRAPDKNIERKLAIKIVPQGIGVRKEEPALLAAVNEFVLTNLENGRLKETYAENVGFPLADLSEYLPK
- a CDS encoding NAD(P)-dependent oxidoreductase, whose translation is MTYPTLTHARIGLIGLGLMGHGIGRSLLRKGFALSVLGHRNRQPVESLVGLGAQEATDPAALARASDVILICVTGSPQVEALIYGENGVLSALQPAQVVIDCSTSDPRSSARILADIEAKGGWFVDAPLGRTPVEAEEGRLNTMVGAPSDLLEAVRPVLAAYCENIVHAGPALSAQKLKLINNFVVVSTTCILAEAIEAGQLNGVDAAALYALMSKGPLGGGLLDMILGGAVEGRYDAMKFSVGNAAKDIGYFNNMMSGQARVTRLSQDVSQVMEEAVSRGQAAAYLPEIARRG
- a CDS encoding dihydrodipicolinate synthase family protein, whose amino-acid sequence is MTQSTAPRYSGIFPVVPTIFAEDGSIDLPGQLRAVDFMIDSGVDGLSILANYSEQFLLSDDERAILTRSILEHAGGRVPVIVTTSHYSTRICIERSMAAEAMGAAMVMVLPPYHGATLRVAEPLIYEYFARLSDAINIPIMYQDAPISGTSLSAASLANMAREIEQLSYFKIEVPGTAAKLRELIRLGGDAVEGPWDGEEAITLMPDLDAGATGSMTGGAYADGLRPIIVAHREGRRDEALDGYRNWLPLINYENRQSGLLACKTLMEEGGVIKCAAPRHPFAPMTPETRAGLLDLARRLDPLVLHWGR